The Amycolatopsis sp. DG1A-15b genome contains the following window.
GGGAGCTGGATGCTCGGCGGGCACGGGTCGACCGTGAGCGTCCCCTGTGGACTGAACTCGGTGACGCCGAAGCGCTCGGCGAGCCCGCGCAGGAGGACCGGCTCGATGTCCCGGCCGCGGTAGGCGATGTCCGGCGCCATCAGCACCCGCACGTTCGGCACCCCGACCGCGGCGGCGGCGATCGGGCCGGCGTAGGTGGTCGGGCCGTGCACGACCAGGTCCGGCTGCCAGGCGCGGGCGAACTCGACCAGGCCGTCGACCATGGTCTCGGCGATGTCGGCGAACATCTGCAGCGCGCGTTCGCCCTTGGGCTTGCGCAGCTGCTTCCACAGCTCCACCGTCGCCGGCGCGTCCCGGTCGATGTGCATCGTGTCGCGCGTCAGCTGGCTGAAGTCGCAGTCCTCGCCGACTTCGACGGCGGGCTGGCCGGACATGGTGATCGCCTCGGCGAGCGCGGGCGGACCGGCGACCCGGATCTCGTGCCCCGCGTTGCGCAGCGCCCAGGCCAGCGGAACCATCGGGTAGTAGTGCGGGGGCCACGCCCACGCGGAGAAGAGCACGCGCATTCGCGTACTTCCTTTCTGAGACGCCGTATGTCAGGAACTTCGCAGGCAGGCTTGGGGCACGGCTGGAGGATCGCTCACCTCCCGGCGAGCGACCGCAGCTCCGCGACGAGCTCGGCGGGGGCGGGCCGGTCCTCGTTCTCCAGCCGCGCCCGGCGCGCCGCCGCCGCGAACCCGCTCCGCTGCAGCACGTCGAACACCGCGCCGGCGACCGTCGCCGCGCTGAACTCCGCGGCCGCCAGCGCGCGGCCCGCGCCCGCGGCCTCGATCCGCCGCGCGATCGCCAGGTGGTCCGGCAGCTGCCCCACGGCGACCTGGGGCAGCCCGGCGGCGAGCCCGGTCAGGACGCTGCCCGCCCCGCCCTGGGACACCAGCACGTCGCAGTGGGCGAGGAGCCGGTCCAGCGGCGGGTCGACGAACACCGACACGGAGGGCGGCAGGTCCCCGAGCAGCGCGCGCTGCCGCGCCGAAACCGCCAGCACGACGTTCACGTCCAGTTCGGCCACCGCGCGGGCGGTCTCCCCCGCGAGGAAGTACTGCGGGCCGAGCAGTTCCATCGTGTGTCCCCAGGTGACGCACACCCGGGGCCGCGCCACCGGGCCGAGCACCACCTCGGCCCGCTCCGGACCCGAGCACGGCAGGTAGCGGACCAGCCGCCGCGGCAGGTCGCCCGGAGCGTGCAGGCACGACGGTGTCGGGTCGATCGTGGTGCCGGCGAGCGGGTCGACCGGCCCGACACCGAGCCGTCCCCCGATCGGTTCCAGCAGGCCGGGCAGGAACCGGGCGGCCCGCGCCACCAGGTCGGGCCCGTAGAGGTGGCGGACCGACGGGATCCCGAGCGCGGCCGCCACCAGCGGCCCGGCGAACGCCGTCGGTTCGGCGACCACGAGGTCGGGTCGCCAGGCCTGGGCGAACCGCACGGCGTCGCCCGCCATCTCGGCGGCCAGCCGCGCGAACAGCTTCAACGCCCGGGGCACCCCGTCGGCCGGCGGCTCCGGCGCGGGCCGGGCTTCGGCGGGCAGGACGAACTTCCGGAACTCCGGCAGCACGTCGAGGTCGGGGCCGGCGGCGACCGCGGTCAGCCCGAGCTCGGTGATCGCCGGGCCGAGCGCGGGCTGCCCGAGCACTCTGACCTCGTGCCCGGCTCCGCGCAGCGCCCACGCGAGCGGAGCGACCGGATGCAGGTGGGTGCGCCAGCCCCACATGACGAACAGCACGCGCATCGCCCTCGGCCGCCGGCCGCCAGTGCTCACACTTCCTCCAGCACGTCACGTCCGCGGCACCCTTGCGCGCGGGCGAGCCATCGATCACCGCCACACCGGACCAAGGCGCCATCGGGCCGCACTGGATTCGCCGTCCAGCCGCCCGCTCGCGAGCCGGGGTCGAGCGGGTCTATAGCCGCCATCGCGACACTTCGGCAGCTTTTCGACACCCGCTCTCGAGCGCAGGGGATACGACATGGCCGATTCAGCGAGATCGCTCCTGCTGGAGCAGGTCCGCGGCTACCACGACGCACAGGCCCCCGGGCCGGAGAAGTTCGTCCCCGGCGAAACGCCGATCCTGTCCTCGGGCGCGGTGCTCGACGCGGACGACCGCGTGGCGCTGGTGACAGCCGCGCTCGACCTCCGGATCGCCTCCGGCGGGATCGCGGCCAAGTTCGAGTCGTCGTTCGCCCGGACCCTCAAGCGGCGCAAGGCGCTGCTCACCAACTCGGGCTCGTCGGCGAACCTGCTGGCGATCAGCGCGCTGTGCGCGCCCCAGCTCGGCGACGCCCGGCTGCGGCCCGGTGACGAGGTGATCACCGTCGCGGCCGGGTTCCCGACCACGGTGAACCCGATCCTGCAGCACGGCCTCGTCCCGGTGTTCGTCGACATCGAGCTCGGCACCTACAACACGACGGCCGAACGGGTCGAAGCCGCGTTCTCGCCGCGCACCCGCGCGATCATGATCGCGCACACCCTCGGCAACCCCTTCCCGGTCGCGGAGATCGCCGAGCTCGCCGAGCGGCACGGGTGCTACCTGATCGAGGACAACTGCGACGCCGTCGGGTCGACCTACCAGGGCCGGCTGACCGGGACGTTCGGCAAGTTCTCCACCGTGTCCTTCTACCCGGCCCACCACCTGACCATGGGCGAGGGCGGCTGCCTGCTGACTTCGGACCTGAAGCTGGAGCGGCTGGCGAGGTCCCTGCGCGACTGGGGCCGCGACTGCTGGTGCGAGCCCGGCGAGGACGACCGCTGCCTGCGGCGGTTCGATTTCTCGCTGGGCACGCTGCCGCCGGGCTACGACCACAAGTACGTGTTCTCGCAGCTCGGGTACAACCTCAAGAGCACGGACCTGCAGGCCGCGCTGGGGCTGAGCCAGCTGGCGAAACTGCCCGACTTCATCGAGGCGAGGAAGCAGAACTGGCGGCAGCTGCGCGAAGGCCTCGACGGCTTGCCGGGCCTGCTGCTGCCCGAGCCGACCCCGGGCAGCGACCCGAGCTGGTTCGGGTTCGTGATCACGGTGCGCCCGGACGCGGGCTTCACGGCCGGCGAGGTGATCGCCCACCTGGAGGCCAACGCGATCCGGACCCGGCGGCTGTTCGCCGGCAACCTCACCCGGCACCCGGCCTACCTGGACCGGCCGCACCGCATCTCCGGCTCGCTGGCCAACAGCGACATCGTCACCGAGCGGACGTTCTGGATCGGCGTGTATCCGGGCATCACCCCGGAAATGATCGAGTTCGTCATCGGCACCCTCAAGGAGTTCGTCGCCACCCACTGAACGAGCCTCCCCGGCGCCTCTCGGAACTACCACCGTTCCGAGAGGCGCTTTTCTTTTCACATTGTGAAGACTTAAGATAGAATTGAGGTTCACGGCAATCTTTGCCACCGCGGATACCGGGAGTGCATTTATATTCACTGCTCGTGACGCGCCCGACCATCCGGATAAAACGGATCTAACGGGAAAACGGAAGAATACTCGCGAATCCTCAGGACGTCGGGTCGTCGCTGCTCACCGGGACTTCACGGCACCCCAGCCGGCCCCCCTGAGGGTCTTCCAACCATCGTTTGGCCCTCTCGGGGAAATCTTGACACCGCCACCAGCGGCGAATACTGTCAGCCACACGGTGCGAAGACGCTAAATCTGGGGTGAGGGCAGCCTTTTTGCACCGGACTGGGGATGAGGATCGGCTATTTCACCGTTTTGCCGGATAGTCGAATCATCGTCCTCCGGTTACATGTTCTTATGCCTACCGCTGGGGGAAGTCATGAGATTCAATACCCTGGGCACCTTCGAGGTGACCCACGAAGACCGGCTGCTCACACCGACCGCACCGAAGCAGCGCAGCGTCCTGGCGCTGCTTGTCCTCTGCCACGGCGGCCTGGTGCCGGTGACCTCGCTCATCGAAGAGATCTGGCCGGAGAACCCGCCGGCGAGCGCACTGACCACCTTGCAGACCTACATCTACCAACTGCGCAAGCTGTTCTGCGCCGCCGGCAACAGCCACGACGGCGTGCTGGTGACGAAACCGCTGGGCTACCTGGCCCGGATCGCGCCGGGAAGCGTCGACGCCGACGAGTTCGAGCAGCTGGCCGGCACCGCCAAGAACGCGCTGGAGGCGGGTGACCCGCTGCGCGCCTCGCAGCTGCTCCACCGGGCGACCGCGCTGTGGCGGGGCGACGCGTTGTGCGACGTCCAGCGTGGACCGCTGCTCGACGCGCACGCCGCCAAGCTCAACGAGGCCTGGTTGCAGGCGCTGGGGATGCGGGTCGAAGCCGACCTGCAGATCGGCCGGCACCACCAGCTGGTCGGCGAGCTGCGCGGGCTGATCGCGAAATACCCGCTTCACGAGGACCTGTACGCGAAGCTGATGCTCGCGCTGTACCGGTGCGACCGGCGGTCGCAGGCGTTGCAGGTCTACCACGAGGTCCGGCGCTGCCTCGACGACGAACTGGGGATCGATCCCTCGCCGACCCTGCAGCGGCTGCACCAGAACGTCCTCTCGGACTCCCCCTCGCTGCGCCAGGTGACGCCGGTGGTGCGGGCGGGGACCGCGGCGGCGCCGCGGAACATCGTCCAGGCGCAGCTGCCCGCGGACCTGTCGGACTTCACCGGCCGGACCGCCGAGCTGGCCGAGCTGGACCGGCTCCTCACCCCCGAGGGGTCGGCCGGCCGGACGTTCGCGGTGACCGGGATGACCGGGGTGGGCAAGACGGTGCTCGCGGTGCGGGCCGCGCACGCGGCCCGGTCGCGGTTCCCGGACGGCCAGCTGTTCGCCGAGTTCGGCCCGGGCACCGAGCCGGCCGACGTCCTCGGCGGGTTCCTGACCGATCTCGGCGTCCCCGCGGCGGACGTGCCCGCGGGCGAGGCCGAGCGCGCCAAGCTGTTCCGCACCAGGACCGCCGGTGGCTGCGGGCTGATCCTGCTCGACAACGTCTCGTCGGCCGCGCAGATCCGGCCGCTGCTGCCCGGCGGCCGCTGGGTGGTGCTGGCCACCGGACGGCGGCTCACCGGCTCGCTGCCGGGGGTGGTGCCGATGCTGCTGGAGCCGATGTCCACCGACGACGGTGTCACGCTCATGTCCAAAGTGGTCACTTCGCGGAACATCCTGCACGAGCGCGGCACGGTGGCCGCGGTGGTCCACCGCTGCGGCGGTCTCCCGGTGGCGCTGCGCGCGCTGGGCGAGCGCCTGTCGGTCAACCGGCACTGGCCGGTGACCAAGCTGGCGGCCCGCGTCATCGGCGACGACGGGCTGCGCCCGGAGCTGCAGGCCGCGGGTGTCGACCTGCACGGGCCGTTCCGGGAGGACCTCGCCGCGCTCGAGCCCCGGGACCGGCAGGTGCTGACCCGGCTGTGCGAGTCCGGACTGGACTGCTTCACGGCGAAGAACGCGGTCGCGGTCGTGGAAGGGAGCGAACGCGAGGCGGAGGACGCCCTCGACCGGCTGGTGGCGGCGAACATGCTGCGGGTCCGGGTCCAGGCCGACGGCTTGGAGTTCCACTACTCCCTGCCGCCCCTGTTCAAGGACTTCTGCACCGGGACGGAACGGCCGTCGCACCTGCTCCAGGTGGTCGCCACCATCCCGCGCGAAGCGGAGACCGGGATCGCCGTCCCCGGCTGAACCGGTGACCGGGACCGGCGGAGTGGCTTCGTGGAGGACCACCCCGCCGGCTCCGGCGAACCGCACGCTTTGCCGCCCGGAGCGGCGAACACGGTGATCGGAACGGCCGACACGGGGGCACTCCCGGCGTGTCGGCCGTTCCCGTCGGTGTGCCGGCCACTTCGGTCGGCGACTTGCAGTCCCCACGGGGTACTCCCGGCGTGTCAGCCGTTCCCGTCGGTGTGCCGGCCACTTCGGTCGGCGACTTGCAGTCCCCACGGGGTACTCCCGGCGTGTCAGCCGTTCCCGTCGGTGTGCCGGCCACTCCGGTCGGCGACTTGCGGTCCCCGAGGCTCAGCAGGCACCGGCGAGCAACGTCTCCCCACCGGCCCCGCCTCACCCGACCAGGAACTCCAGCTGCGCCACCACCGCCGCCTGATCCGGCGAACCCCAGGCTCACCACCGGAGCGGCGAACACGGTGATCGGAACGGCCGACACGGGGGTAATCCCGGCGTGTCGGCCGTTCCCGTCGGTGTGCCGGCCACTCCGGTCGGCGACTTGCGGTCCCCGAGGCTCGGCACGCACCGGCGGCCAATCTCTCCCCACCGGCCCCGCCTCACCCGACCAGGAACTCCAGCTGCGCCACCACCGCCGCCGGAGCGGGACGCGAACGGTTCTCCGCCGCGATCTCCGCCGCCCGCCGGGTGTAACCCGCATCCGCGAGTACCTCGAAAGCAGCCGAAGCCACCGCCTCCGGGGTGAGCTCCGCCGCCGGGAGCAGGACGCCGGCGCCCGCGGCCGCCACCCGTCCGGCGTGCGTGACCTGGTCGCCCTTGAACGGGACCACCAGCTGCGGCACCCCGCAGGCCGCAGCCGTGAGCGCCGTGCCCGCGCCGCCCTGGTGCACGACCAGGGCGCAGCCCGGCAGGATCGTGTGCAGCGGCACCGATTCCAGCACCCGGACGCCGGTGGGCAGCTCGCCCAGCAGTGGCCGCTGGCCGCGTGCCACCGCGACGAGCACCTCGGCCCCGCAGCGGAGGAGCCCCGCCAGCGCCACCCGGACCGGGTCCAGGTTGCCCGTGGTGCCCCCGAACGAGGCGCCCCAGGTCAGGCATACGCGGGGACGGCCCGCCGGGGCGGCCGATCGGGGGATCACGGCCGAGCCGTTGTAGGGGATGGTGCGCAACGGCCACGCCGAACCCGGGGTCTCCAGCTGCAGGGCCGCCGGGCACGGATCGATCGTCACCGTGCCCGCCGGGTCCGGCTCGCCGAGGCCCCGCTCGTCCCACAGCGGGGCCAGCAGGGGCCATTCCCCCGCGCGCTGGGCGTAGGTGTGGTCGACCCCGTAGAGCACCCGCGCCGACGGGATGCCCGCCACCGCGGCCGCGACCGGGCCCGCGTACTCGCGCGGGTCGAACAGGACGACGTCCGCCCAGTCACGGGCGACCCCCACGAGCGCGCCGGCCCAGCCCTGGGCGGTCAACCGGAACATCCGCATCGTCCGCTCGGTGCGGTCGCCCGCGCGGGGGTCGAACCCCTGCCAGGCCACCGTCCCGTCGACGTCCTCGCCCAGGGGTAGCACCGGAAGCCCGGTGCGGCGCGCCGCGGCCGCGAACGACGGCGCCGCCGCCACCCGCACCTCGTGCCCGGCGGCCCGCAGCCCCCAGGCGAGCGGCACCATCGGGTAGAGGTGGGAGACGGCGGGATAGCTGGTCACCAGGATTCGCATGGGACACTCCGGGGAAGAAGGACGTGGCCGGTCACGACGCGTCGAGGACCTCGACCGCGCCGGTCGTCCCGTCCACGGTGACCAGCTGGCCGTCGCGCAGGACCTCGGTCGCGTTGCCGGTCGCCACCACGGCCGGGATGCCGTGCTCGCGCGCGAGGATCGACGGGTGCGAGAGCAGCCCGCCGGTGTCGGTGATCAGTGCGCCGATGCCGCCGAACAGCACCGACCACTGCGGGGTGGTCTCCGGGCAGACCAGCACGTCGCCGGGGCGCAGCTTCGCGAACTCGCGCTCGCTGATCACCACCCGCACGACGCCGGTGTACCGGCCCGCCGACGCCGCCGTCCCGCGCAGCAGCCGGTCGCCCGCCGCCGCCCGGTGCCCGGCACCCAGCTCGGACACCGAGTCGATCCACAACATCGGCTCCAGCACCGCGCGATCGGCCGGGGCCAGCTCGGCCAGCACCGCCTCCCGATCGGGCCCGCTCCGGTACTCGCCGTAGGTCTGCGGGCCGAGGTGGGCCTGCGACCACGCCTGCTGTCCGGCGCGCAGAGACACCAGATCGTGCTGCGCCGCGCCGCAGGCGAAGGCGGCGCGTGCTTCGTCCAAGGTGAGCAGGAAGATGTCGTCGACGTCGGCCAGCCGTCCGCCCGAGACCAGCCGGGCCGCCATTTCGCGCAGCGCGTACCGGACCTGCGCCCAGGCGACGTGCGCCTCGAACCCGGTGTCGTCGCGCAGCGGGAACGCGCGTTGCGCGCGGGCCAGCACGCGGTCGAACCGGGCGAGGTCCGCTCCGGACAGCCGGGCGCGAGCCGCCGCGACGGTCTCCTCGCGCTCGGCGATCGCCGCCGCCGCGGCGGCCTCCGGGTCGGTGCCCGCGTCGAGCCGGTCCCGGATCAGGCTCAGCACCAGCCGCGGCTGTTCCGCCAGCGACGGCTCGGCGAGGTCCGCGCCGAGACAGCGCTGGCCGTACTCGACGAGGTAGGCCTCGAACGCTTCGGCGAATTCGCCGGCCGGCTCCCGGAGCACGCCGGGGTCGCCCGCGGCGAGGCGGGCCAGGCGGGTCAGCTCTCTCGCGGGCTCGGCCGCTCTGCCGGGGAGTCCGGTCAGCATCGGGAGGATTCCCGCGGCGTCCCAGCCGAGCAGGTCCCGGCAGACGACGCCGAGCTCGCCCCAGACCATGCTGGACACGCCGCCGACGAGGAAGTGCAGCCGCTGTGCCTCGTAGGCCAGCTCGACCCGCCGGTCCAGTTCCGCGGCCAGCTCCGGCCCCGGCAGCTCACCGAGGACCACCGACCGGACTCCGGTCAAGGCGGCGCGCAGTCCCGGGAGCCACTCGGCGTACCACCGGTCGACGATCTCGCCGTGCTTGTCGGCCCGGCCGGCCTCGACCACCTTCCTCGCCCGCTCACGCACCGCGTCCACCGAGGCCAGCGGCACGATCCGCACGTAGGACCAGCCGCCGAGGTTCCGCACCTCGACCCGCTCGCCGAACGCGTAGGTGAACAGGTTCGAGCTGGTCCGGTTGACCGCCCGGATCAAGGTCGAGGTGTTCATGGGTGACAGCGGCTTGAGCGTGTACCCGCCGCGGAGCCAGAACCCCGGCGGCACCTCGAACTCGATCGCGACCGGCTCCGGCCCCGCGGCGGGCAGCGCCGTGATCGGGCGCGCCTGCAGCAGGACCACGTCGTCGCCGGCCCACGCCCATTCGATGTCCTGCGGCGAGCCGGCGTCGGCCTCGACCCGCCGCGCCAGGTCCGCGACGCGGCCGGCCTGCTCCGCGGTCAGCACCTCGTGCGGCCCGCGGACCAGTGCGGGCGCGTCCGTGACGGCCCATTCGTCCGGCACGACCCGGCCGGAGACCAGCTGGTCGCCGAGCCCCGGCACGGCGTCGACGCGAACCGTGCCCCGCGCGCCGGTGACCGGGTCGGCGCTGAACGCCACCCCGGCGGCGACGGCCGGAACCAGGGGCTGGACCAGCACGGCCAGCCCCGGCCGGTCCGCGCGGCCGCGGTACTGGCGCAGCCGGGCCGCGTCGGCCGACTCCCAGCAGGTGCGCACGGCCGTGACGAGCTCGTCGAACCCGGACACCCCGAGCACCGTTTCGTACTGCCCGGCGTGGGACTGCTCGTCCCCGTCCTCGGCGACGCCCGAGGACCGCACCGCCAGCGGCACGTCGCCGAAGTGGCCGGCCACGGACCGCAGCGCGGCCAGCACACCGGCCGAGAACTCGCCCGCCTCGAACGCGGCGACGGTGAGCACCAGCCCCGGCGGCACCGGGAACCCGGCCTGCCGCAGCTCGGCCAGCCGGGCGGCCTTCCGCCCGGCCTCGGCCACCTCGAGGCCGGGCTCGTCCAGCGAGCGGACGAGCGCGGGCTGGGTGAGCGTCACGCGGGACCTCCCGGGGTGCTGGTGAGGATCGCGGCATGGCCTGCACCGGCCGGGGTGTCGATGAGAACCGCCGCATCGGCATCGCCCGAGCCGGCCGCGACCACGGCCTCGTACGCCAGCGCGGCCGCGGTCAGCACCGGCGTGGCGACGCCCGCTTCGGCCGCCGCCTCCGTGCCCAGCCTCAGGTCCTTGGCCATCAGCGCGGACCGGAACGCGGCCGGCTCGTACCGGCGCGAACGCATCAGCTCCGCCCGGAACGACAGGACCTTCGAGCTGAAGCCGCTGGTTCCGATCGCGGCCAGCAACCGGTCGCGGTCGAGCCCGGCCGCCACGCCGTAGTTGACGGCCTCGGCCAGCGCCGCGACCTGGCCGCCCAGCAGGAGGTTGAACACCAGCTTCGTGGTGGCCGCGTTGCCGGCCGGGCCGAGGTAGGACACCTCCCGGCCGATCGCCGCCAGCACGTCGCCCGCCGACTCGACGGCAGGGCGGGCTCCGGCGGCGAGCACCCGGAGCTGTCCGGCCGCGGCCTGGGCCGGGTTGCCCAGCACGCACGCCTCGATCCGGGTCACTCCGGCGGTCGCGAGCCGGGCGGTCAGCGCCCGTGAGTACTCCGCCGAAACCGTCGACGTGTCGACGACGACCAGTCCGGCCCGGAGCGCGGGCCCGGCCGCGGCCAGCACCGCGTCCACCGCCGGCTCGTCGGCCAGGCTCAGCAGCACGCGGTCGGCGCCGGCCACCGCGGCCTCGACCGACTCGGCGAGCTCGGCGCCGCGGTCGAGCAGCGGCGCCGCCTTCGCGGCGGTGCGGTTGTGCACCAGCACCCGGTACCCGTGGTCGAGCAGGCTCGTGGCCATGCCCGAGCCCATCACGCCGAGGCCGACCACGGCGATCGTCTTGGTGTCCATGCCTCAGCTCGCGGCGAACGCGGCCGGCGGCACGGAGATCTGCGAGATGCACCGCATCACGCTCTTCGCGAAGTGCTGCCGGAAGCCTTCGGGTGTCTCGGTGTTGCGCTCCGAAGCGAGGTACGGCTTCAGCTGCTCCTCGACGAGGTGCACGCCTTCCTGACGGGCCATGTGCCGGCCGATCTGGGAGAAGTCGCCTTCGTAGTGGATGAACCGGACCAGCTGCGCGTCGCGGATGAACACCGCGGTGCCGAGGAGTCGGCCGACCTCGGTGCCGCTCTCGTCGCGCATGATCGGCGAATCGGCCCGCTTGAAGTTCGCGAAGATCCCGGCGATCTCTTCTTCGAAGCCGGGTTTGATGTCGTAGGTGATGGCCGCGTAGGGCATGGCAAAGCCTTCCTGGTTACATTCCACCGTCGACGGCGAGCAGCGCGCCGGTGACGTAGGTCGACAGGTCACTCGCGAGGAACAGCACCGCGCCGGCGACCTCTTCCGGGGTGCCCAGCCGGCCCAGCGCGGTCATCCGCTTGACCCGCTGGGCGACCGGCGGCGGAAGCTCGTCGCCGGTGTCGATCACGCCCGGCGCGATCGTGTTGACCCTGATCCCGCCGAACTCCTTGCACAGCGACCGGGTCAGGCCGACCACGCCCGCTTTCGCCGCGGTGTAGTGCGCCGCGCCCGCCATCCCGCGGAACGCCACCGAGGCACCCACGTTGACCACGCTCGCGCCCTCGGCCAGCAGGGGCACGCACGCCTGGGTGACCAGGAACATCGACGTCAGGTCGGTGTCGATCAACCGGGTCCACTCGGCCGGGTCCAGCTCGGCCAGCGGCGTGTGCCCGTGCACCCCCGCGTTGTTGACCAGCACGTCCAGCCCGCCCAGCTCGGCCCGGCAGGTCTCCGCGAGGCGCGCCACTTCGGCCGCGTCGGTCACGTCCGCGTGCACCACACTGCCGCCGAGCTCGGCCAGCTCCTTCCGCAGCGACTCCGCGGCGTCGTTGTCCGCCCGGTTCACCGCGACCACGGTCGCGCCGGCCGACGCCAGCCCGAGCGTCACGGCCCGGCCGATTCCGCGGGTACCGCCCGTGACGAGCGCCCGCTTGCCCTTCAATCCCAGTTCCAACAGTTGCCTCCTATCCGGTCGCGACCACGGCGATCGCGTTGACCAGCAGTGCGGTGATCGCGAGACCGGTCCGCAGCAGGTTCCAGTTGCGCCACCGCGGGCGCGGGTCGTCCCAAGTGGACGGAACGGTTTCGAGCGTCTTGACCGACCGGTTGATCGGCACGTTGGCCAGGTGGGAAACCGCGGACACGCCGAGCAGCAGCACGACCGCGAGTCCGAAGAGGACCGACCCACCGGCGATCGCCAGCACGGCGTCGGCCACCGCGGTCCCCAGCACGGTCAGCGGCATCACCGGGTCGTAGTTCTTCCCGATCAGCCGGTGGGCGGCCACGTACTGCTCGGGCTCCATCCCCCGGAACGCGGGCACCACGCTGAGCGCCACGCAGAACAGCACGCCGGCCGCGATCCCGCTGCCCGCGAGCACGAGCACCTCGAGCACGGCAACCACAATGGACTCCTAATAGCTGGCCACGACCTGATAGAGACCGAAGGCGCTGCCCCGCGAGGCGTCCTGGTAGGGCCGCAGCGGCGAAGTGGTGCCGCGGTGGTCCGGTCCGGTCTCCCACTTCCGGAAGGCGTCCAGGTCGGCCCACTCGCTCATCACGACGAACGAGCGGGCCTCGCCCAGCGACTCCATCAGCTCGTTGCCGAGCAGGCCCGGCGTGCCGGACAGTTCGGCG
Protein-coding sequences here:
- a CDS encoding SDR family NAD(P)-dependent oxidoreductase, producing the protein MELGLKGKRALVTGGTRGIGRAVTLGLASAGATVVAVNRADNDAAESLRKELAELGGSVVHADVTDAAEVARLAETCRAELGGLDVLVNNAGVHGHTPLAELDPAEWTRLIDTDLTSMFLVTQACVPLLAEGASVVNVGASVAFRGMAGAAHYTAAKAGVVGLTRSLCKEFGGIRVNTIAPGVIDTGDELPPPVAQRVKRMTALGRLGTPEEVAGAVLFLASDLSTYVTGALLAVDGGM
- a CDS encoding DUF1772 domain-containing protein → MVAVLEVLVLAGSGIAAGVLFCVALSVVPAFRGMEPEQYVAAHRLIGKNYDPVMPLTVLGTAVADAVLAIAGGSVLFGLAVVLLLGVSAVSHLANVPINRSVKTLETVPSTWDDPRPRWRNWNLLRTGLAITALLVNAIAVVATG
- a CDS encoding antibiotic biosynthesis monooxygenase family protein — encoded protein: MSRVRVLIYASAPESDAGGVTEAYHRISAELSGTPGLLGNELMESLGEARSFVVMSEWADLDAFRKWETGPDHRGTTSPLRPYQDASRGSAFGLYQVVASY